Proteins co-encoded in one Deltaproteobacteria bacterium genomic window:
- a CDS encoding ABC transporter permease: MTKREPFFWITISCGLVIMAFILLPLIEMMTAPSLAMLKETIKDKNVVQSIWLSIYTAGLAALISFVLGTPLAYLLARTNFRGKRLVEGIIDLPIAIPHPVVGIAILSVAGKTHWVGQVFSELGIRVMGSVTGIVIVLTFVGMPFYLNAARDGFESISPRLEKVSRSLGASMSSTFFRITFPLAWRSMLIGIIMCCARAISEFGAVVIVAYHPMIAPVLIYERFEAYGLKYSQPVAVWLVSICLILFLILRVLTLRKKREA; this comes from the coding sequence ATGACGAAGAGAGAGCCGTTCTTTTGGATTACCATCTCATGCGGTCTTGTAATCATGGCCTTTATTCTGCTGCCCCTCATCGAAATGATGACCGCTCCCTCTCTAGCAATGCTCAAGGAGACGATAAAAGATAAAAATGTCGTGCAATCGATCTGGCTGAGTATTTACACAGCCGGATTGGCCGCTTTGATTTCCTTTGTCTTGGGAACACCCCTTGCGTATCTGCTGGCCCGAACCAACTTCAGGGGTAAACGATTGGTAGAAGGCATCATTGACCTCCCCATCGCCATTCCACATCCTGTGGTGGGAATCGCAATCCTCAGTGTCGCAGGGAAAACCCACTGGGTCGGGCAAGTCTTCAGTGAACTTGGGATACGGGTTATGGGAAGTGTGACCGGTATCGTTATTGTCTTGACCTTCGTGGGGATGCCCTTTTATCTCAACGCTGCAAGAGATGGTTTTGAAAGTATTTCCCCCAGATTGGAAAAGGTATCCCGTAGCCTGGGAGCCTCTATGTCCAGCACCTTCTTCCGCATTACCTTTCCCCTTGCATGGCGCAGCATGCTTATCGGTATTATCATGTGCTGCGCCCGGGCCATCAGTGAATTTGGGGCAGTGGTAATTGTAGCCTACCATCCTATGATTGCGCCGGTCTTGATCTATGAACGTTTTGAGGCCTACGGGCTAAAATATTCCCAGCCTGTAGCGGTCTGGCTGGTATCTATTTGCCTGATCCTGTTTCTGATTCTCCGAGTCCTTACCTTGCGCAAAAAGAGAGAAGCATGA